From Coraliomargarita parva, one genomic window encodes:
- a CDS encoding cytochrome c oxidase subunit II yields MIKRLSGARFLWPIYLLPALLLLGGCNLHTRMSTFDAKGPIAEEQLNLFMITVWVTCFIFVVVGGVFLYSVVKFREKPGDTRPLPKQGHGNPLVEIGLIGASVLLLVIIAVPTLKAIWFTHETPDDKEHKLGSWYSGSELSDESEDEILTIRVIGYQWWWEFEYPQLGITTANEMVIPAGKAVHLELRSVDVIHSFWLPRIAGKVDLIPGRANSMWIQAGDSFEQWLAKSGTPVDEAPLESAYSDYLQNEIYDYYYGQCAEYCGDSHARMLFRSTVVSNEDFHQWVNSMQAGQQAPDGKEWDEWLKTYNKTPDQLTGDLNEGLKLFVGKGTCSGCHTINGHPLARGVAGPDLTKLASRYSIAAGWLNHRNEDGSIDREQQYANFVKWLSETNKVKPGNLMWDNRQGGGIGHMGLTEDENRKIATYLQSLK; encoded by the coding sequence GTGATAAAACGACTAAGCGGAGCCCGTTTCCTCTGGCCGATCTACCTGTTGCCTGCCCTCCTGCTTCTTGGCGGCTGCAATTTGCATACGCGCATGTCGACTTTCGATGCCAAGGGCCCGATCGCCGAAGAGCAATTAAACCTATTCATGATCACAGTTTGGGTGACCTGTTTCATCTTTGTCGTGGTCGGAGGGGTCTTCCTATACTCGGTCGTCAAGTTCCGCGAAAAACCGGGCGACACCCGTCCCTTGCCCAAGCAGGGCCACGGCAATCCCTTGGTCGAGATCGGCTTGATCGGCGCCTCCGTACTACTCTTGGTCATCATCGCCGTGCCTACGCTCAAGGCGATTTGGTTTACCCATGAGACCCCCGATGACAAGGAACACAAGCTGGGCTCGTGGTACAGCGGGAGCGAACTGTCGGACGAGTCCGAAGATGAAATCCTCACCATCCGGGTAATCGGCTACCAGTGGTGGTGGGAATTTGAATACCCGCAACTGGGCATCACCACCGCAAATGAAATGGTGATACCCGCGGGCAAAGCCGTGCATCTGGAACTACGCTCGGTTGACGTCATCCACTCCTTCTGGCTGCCGCGCATAGCCGGCAAGGTCGACCTCATTCCAGGCCGGGCGAACTCCATGTGGATCCAGGCCGGAGACAGTTTTGAACAATGGCTGGCAAAGTCCGGCACCCCAGTTGACGAAGCGCCCCTCGAATCGGCTTACTCGGATTATCTGCAAAACGAAATTTACGATTACTACTACGGTCAGTGCGCGGAGTACTGCGGCGACTCCCACGCCCGGATGCTCTTCCGCAGCACGGTCGTCAGTAATGAGGATTTCCACCAATGGGTAAATAGCATGCAAGCCGGTCAACAAGCCCCAGACGGCAAGGAATGGGATGAATGGTTAAAAACCTACAATAAGACACCGGATCAATTAACGGGCGATCTGAACGAAGGACTGAAGTTGTTTGTCGGGAAAGGCACCTGCAGCGGCTGCCACACGATCAATGGACACCCATTGGCAAGAGGTGTTGCCGGCCCGGATCTAACAAAGCTTGCTTCCCGTTACTCCATTGCAGCTGGCTGGCTCAACCACCGGAATGAAGACGGCAGCATCGACCGCGAACAGCAATATGCGAACTTCGTCAAGTGGCTCAGCGAAACCAATAAGGTCAAACCCGGCAATCTGATGTGGGATAACCGCCAAGGCGGCGGCATCGGCCACATGGGACTGACCGAGGACGAGAATCGCAAGATCGCAACCTATCTCCAATCCCTAAAGTAA
- a CDS encoding polysaccharide biosynthesis/export family protein — translation MLNHRLQPRLTGRLIALTYLLPFVLTTLGMLVPLAAQGAEPATSKPLQAVRAVAAKPETEYRLSPFDKVQVSVYGEPDLATTQLITDSGTASVPLVGTVTIGGKTVKEASLIIAQSFIDQQYLRKPVVTVSIEEFAPKVLTVMGEVNKPGTVQINPGLNGLPIQIAIAEAGGFKNTAKTTEVTVTRATSAEGEAPTAVVNVDRLLQSKSDGVTEPPFIIRTGDVVYVPRRVF, via the coding sequence ATGCTAAACCACAGACTTCAGCCTCGGCTGACGGGTCGCCTGATCGCGCTCACCTACCTCCTTCCATTTGTGCTCACCACACTGGGGATGCTCGTTCCGTTGGCCGCGCAAGGGGCCGAACCTGCCACCAGCAAGCCGCTACAGGCGGTACGTGCCGTTGCGGCCAAGCCTGAGACGGAATACCGCCTGTCGCCTTTCGACAAGGTACAGGTTTCGGTGTACGGCGAACCGGACCTGGCCACCACACAGCTGATTACGGATAGCGGCACGGCGTCGGTGCCGCTGGTCGGGACGGTGACAATCGGAGGCAAGACGGTGAAGGAAGCTTCCCTGATCATCGCACAATCCTTTATTGACCAACAGTACCTGCGCAAACCGGTGGTGACCGTGAGTATCGAAGAATTCGCTCCCAAGGTCCTCACCGTCATGGGCGAAGTGAACAAGCCGGGCACGGTTCAAATCAACCCCGGGTTGAATGGCCTGCCGATCCAGATCGCAATCGCTGAAGCGGGCGGTTTCAAGAACACGGCCAAGACTACCGAAGTGACGGTGACGAGGGCCACCTCGGCGGAAGGGGAAGCCCCGACTGCCGTGGTCAATGTGGACCGCTTGCTGCAGTCCAAATCGGACGGTGTTACCGAGCCCCCGTTCATCATCCGCACGGGGGACGTCGTCTACGTGCCACGACGGGTATTCTAA
- a CDS encoding COX15/CtaA family protein, translating into MPSPSRRTHLYKPYFFFFCLFALVWITMLLFAGGFTTSIKAGMAFLDWPLSNGSVNPDGWLSESDKMAEHSHRLLGMQIGLISIALVLWTYLRESRTWVRRLARVLLLVVILQGVLGGARVRFDRLNLLTDHNLLAQSFAVLHACGAMIVLGLLVAITLAGSRNWIECKQKPGTDVPDSLRKLGLLTCGLIFIQILLGAIMRHADAGLAIARFPLAREGSLFPAEWNFAIGINFAHRCGAVLVTLILLIYIQRLFSNATTRKALALGLYFIPFLISLQIYLGALTIWTAKNPYAATLHHLVGAFLLASTWALTFLLYRPLLDQTGANYLAPDSRPYSDSVTG; encoded by the coding sequence ATGCCATCCCCCTCCCGACGTACCCACCTATACAAACCCTATTTCTTTTTCTTCTGCCTCTTCGCTCTGGTCTGGATCACCATGCTGTTGTTTGCCGGCGGCTTTACCACCAGCATCAAGGCGGGCATGGCCTTCCTCGACTGGCCCCTTTCCAACGGTTCCGTCAATCCCGACGGCTGGCTGAGCGAATCGGACAAAATGGCCGAGCACAGCCACCGCCTGCTGGGCATGCAAATCGGGCTCATCTCAATCGCTTTGGTGCTGTGGACCTACTTGCGAGAATCGAGAACCTGGGTCCGTCGCCTTGCCCGTGTCTTGCTTCTGGTCGTCATCCTACAAGGCGTGCTCGGCGGTGCCCGAGTACGCTTTGATCGGCTCAACCTGCTGACCGACCATAATCTGCTCGCTCAAAGCTTTGCCGTTTTGCATGCCTGCGGCGCCATGATCGTACTCGGATTACTGGTCGCCATTACATTGGCGGGATCCCGCAATTGGATCGAATGCAAGCAGAAACCCGGAACGGACGTACCGGACTCGCTGCGCAAGCTGGGACTGCTGACCTGCGGCTTGATCTTCATCCAAATCCTCCTCGGCGCCATCATGCGCCACGCCGATGCCGGACTTGCCATTGCCCGTTTTCCACTGGCGAGGGAAGGTAGCCTCTTCCCCGCAGAATGGAATTTCGCCATCGGCATCAACTTCGCTCATCGCTGCGGCGCTGTATTGGTCACCTTAATACTGCTAATCTACATCCAGCGTCTCTTCAGCAATGCTACTACCCGCAAGGCGCTGGCCCTCGGGCTCTACTTCATTCCCTTCCTCATTAGCCTGCAGATCTACCTGGGGGCACTCACAATCTGGACGGCGAAGAATCCCTATGCCGCGACATTACACCATTTGGTCGGCGCTTTTCTACTTGCCAGCACGTGGGCTCTAACTTTCCTCTTGTATCGCCCTCTACTTGACCAAACAGGAGCAAACTACCTCGCTCCTGACAGTCGTCCGTATTCAGATTCTGTTACCGGATGA
- a CDS encoding DUF420 domain-containing protein, translating into MSLTESLPSINAILNGSATVLLTSGFIFIRQGKKQAHRSCMLTAFGLSVVFLVTYVLHKILVHGVHTPFGGEGYWRLFYYGMLVSHIILAMVIVPLVLTTLTLAVRGKFESHKAWARWTFPIWYYVSVTGVLVYCFLYHWF; encoded by the coding sequence ATGAGTTTAACTGAGTCCCTGCCCAGCATCAACGCGATACTCAACGGCAGTGCAACTGTCCTACTCACTTCAGGCTTTATCTTCATCCGCCAAGGCAAGAAGCAAGCCCACCGCAGTTGTATGCTCACGGCCTTCGGGCTCTCCGTCGTTTTCCTCGTCACCTATGTGCTGCACAAAATCCTCGTGCATGGTGTCCATACCCCCTTTGGCGGCGAAGGTTACTGGCGCCTCTTCTACTACGGGATGCTCGTCTCCCATATCATCCTGGCCATGGTCATCGTACCGCTGGTCCTGACCACGCTAACGCTGGCCGTTCGGGGGAAATTCGAATCGCACAAGGCCTGGGCCCGTTGGACCTTTCCCATCTGGTACTACGTCTCCGTCACCGGCGTACTCGTTTACTGTTTCTTATATCACTGGTTCTAA
- the purD gene encoding phosphoribosylamine--glycine ligase: MSENHSLNILVIGSGGREHALVQACLQSPLAGKVIAAPGNGGMASEVECFNTAVEDVPGIVQLAQAESIGLVIVGPEVPLSLGLVDALQAAGIPAYGPCQAGAQLESSKAFCKDFFARHNIPTAAYANFTEVAPALEYLESHPAPIVIKASGLAAGKGVIMAETQEEAIAAVKDMLEGGAFGQSGAEIVIEETLYGEEASIHAIVSGDNFVCLPPSQDHKRVGEGDTGLNTGGMGAYTPTSKVNAALQAQIEEMVIRPTLEGFKKDGIDFRGTLYAGLMLTEAGPKVLEYNVRFGDPETQVLLPMVADDLVPVLLASAKGEALPQQLAFHPGAAIVVVLAAGGYPGSYAKGEVIRFPESLPPRTSIVHAGTKRSDDGTITTNGGRVLGVSAQAPSLEEAKDLAYTVCDQIHFDSKYLRRDIGHRELNRGSN; the protein is encoded by the coding sequence ATGTCTGAAAACCATAGCCTCAACATTCTTGTCATCGGATCCGGCGGCCGTGAGCACGCACTTGTCCAAGCCTGCCTGCAGAGCCCGCTTGCCGGCAAAGTGATCGCCGCACCTGGCAACGGCGGCATGGCTAGCGAGGTGGAATGCTTCAACACTGCGGTCGAGGATGTGCCGGGCATCGTTCAACTGGCCCAAGCCGAATCGATCGGTCTGGTGATCGTCGGCCCTGAAGTTCCACTCAGCCTGGGGCTGGTGGACGCCTTGCAGGCAGCCGGCATTCCCGCCTATGGCCCATGCCAGGCTGGCGCCCAGCTCGAATCGAGCAAGGCCTTCTGTAAGGACTTTTTTGCCCGCCACAACATCCCCACGGCCGCCTATGCAAATTTCACGGAAGTCGCTCCGGCTCTGGAGTATCTGGAATCGCACCCCGCACCGATCGTAATCAAGGCAAGCGGCTTGGCCGCCGGCAAGGGTGTCATCATGGCCGAGACTCAGGAGGAAGCGATCGCTGCGGTCAAGGACATGCTTGAAGGCGGTGCGTTCGGCCAAAGCGGCGCTGAAATCGTGATTGAAGAGACCCTCTACGGTGAAGAAGCGTCGATCCATGCCATCGTATCGGGCGACAACTTCGTTTGCCTGCCCCCCAGCCAGGACCACAAGCGCGTGGGCGAAGGCGACACCGGCCTGAACACCGGCGGTATGGGTGCCTACACTCCGACCAGCAAAGTCAACGCGGCACTGCAGGCCCAGATCGAGGAAATGGTCATCCGCCCCACCCTCGAAGGATTCAAAAAGGACGGCATCGATTTCCGGGGTACGCTCTATGCGGGACTGATGCTCACCGAAGCCGGCCCCAAGGTGCTTGAATACAACGTCCGTTTCGGCGATCCGGAAACCCAGGTGCTCCTCCCGATGGTCGCCGACGATCTCGTCCCCGTCCTGCTGGCCTCGGCCAAGGGCGAAGCCCTGCCGCAACAACTGGCCTTCCATCCGGGAGCCGCCATTGTCGTAGTGCTGGCCGCCGGCGGCTACCCGGGCAGCTATGCAAAGGGCGAGGTCATCCGTTTTCCCGAAAGCCTGCCGCCGCGCACAAGTATCGTGCATGCCGGAACCAAGCGTTCCGATGATGGCACCATCACCACGAACGGCGGCCGCGTCCTTGGTGTGAGCGCACAGGCTCCCTCATTGGAGGAAGCCAAAGACCTCGCTTATACCGTCTGTGACCAGATTCATTTCGACTCGAAATACCTGCGCCGGGACATTGGACACCGGGAACTGAATCGCGGGTCGAATTGA
- a CDS encoding NAD(P)/FAD-dependent oxidoreductase, whose translation MSDDAHALLIDIVLPLEQSEDADARVQAVAQKLEVPAADIRELRLRKHSIDARQRQIKVRMRFEVGLRRMLPAEPDLKPEYPELPASAPTVIIVGCGPAGMFAALRAIELGHRPVLLERGKDASARRFDLGPILKEGRVIEDSNYCFGEGGAGTFSDGKLYTRATKRGPVRKVYETFVAHGAPDRILIDAHPHIGSNLLPKVVMAMRESIRAAGGEVHFGAKVNHFILQDGRIEGVTTEDGREFRSKRVILATGHSARDIYRLLQESGILLEQKPFAVGVRIEHPQALIDSLQYHIPKDKERPRLLPAASYRLATKIDNRGVHSFCMCPGGFIVPAATENDEVVVNGMSLARRDSPFANSGMVVTVEPEDTSGFAGTHGVLAGIAFQKSLETAAKSAGGGGQVAPGQRVTDFLKGKASQTLPATSYFPGIQTARIDELLPAWIVERLRKGLDLFGKQMRGYITEDCNLIGFETRTSSPVRIPRRDDSLQHPEVEGLYPCGEGAGYAGGIVSAALDGMRCADAACQD comes from the coding sequence ATGAGTGACGACGCCCACGCACTATTGATCGATATCGTACTTCCTCTGGAGCAATCGGAGGATGCGGATGCCCGCGTGCAGGCAGTGGCTCAGAAGCTCGAAGTCCCGGCGGCTGACATACGCGAGCTACGCTTGCGGAAACACTCGATCGACGCCCGGCAGCGACAGATCAAAGTCCGGATGCGTTTCGAGGTGGGCCTGCGCCGGATGCTTCCGGCCGAACCAGACCTGAAGCCGGAGTATCCAGAGCTTCCGGCTTCCGCCCCGACCGTCATTATCGTCGGTTGCGGCCCCGCAGGCATGTTTGCCGCACTGCGTGCCATCGAACTGGGCCATCGCCCCGTCCTGCTGGAACGGGGCAAGGATGCCTCGGCCCGTCGCTTCGACCTCGGGCCGATTCTCAAGGAAGGCCGGGTCATTGAGGATTCGAATTATTGCTTCGGCGAAGGCGGCGCCGGGACTTTCTCCGACGGTAAGCTTTACACCCGGGCCACCAAACGGGGCCCCGTGCGCAAAGTCTATGAGACCTTTGTCGCCCATGGCGCTCCGGATCGAATTTTGATCGACGCCCACCCCCACATCGGATCCAACCTGCTCCCGAAGGTCGTGATGGCGATGCGTGAATCAATCCGCGCCGCCGGCGGAGAAGTTCATTTCGGAGCGAAGGTGAATCACTTCATCCTCCAGGACGGCCGGATCGAGGGCGTCACGACAGAGGACGGCCGGGAGTTCCGAAGCAAGCGGGTCATACTCGCCACCGGTCATTCCGCGCGCGACATCTACCGGCTCCTGCAGGAAAGTGGCATCCTTTTGGAACAGAAACCCTTTGCGGTCGGCGTTCGGATCGAGCACCCCCAAGCCTTGATCGACAGCCTGCAGTACCATATTCCGAAGGACAAAGAGCGCCCGCGCCTTTTGCCGGCCGCCAGCTACCGTTTGGCCACCAAAATCGACAACCGAGGGGTCCACTCCTTTTGCATGTGTCCCGGTGGGTTCATCGTACCGGCCGCGACGGAAAACGATGAAGTCGTGGTGAACGGCATGAGTCTGGCCCGACGGGACTCCCCCTTTGCAAACAGCGGCATGGTCGTCACCGTTGAGCCGGAAGACACCTCCGGCTTCGCGGGTACGCACGGTGTGCTCGCCGGCATCGCATTTCAAAAATCGCTCGAAACCGCAGCCAAGTCCGCCGGAGGCGGCGGTCAGGTCGCACCGGGCCAGCGGGTCACCGACTTTCTCAAGGGGAAAGCCTCTCAAACACTTCCGGCCACAAGCTACTTCCCCGGCATTCAAACAGCACGTATCGACGAATTACTGCCTGCATGGATCGTCGAACGTCTGCGTAAGGGCCTGGATTTGTTCGGCAAGCAGATGCGCGGCTACATTACCGAAGACTGTAATTTGATCGGCTTTGAAACCCGGACCAGTTCACCGGTCCGTATCCCCCGCCGGGACGACAGCCTGCAGCACCCTGAAGTCGAGGGCTTGTATCCCTGCGGCGAGGGTGCGGGCTACGCCGGCGGAATCGTCAGTGCGGCACTTGACGGCATGCGCTGCGCCGATGCCGCCTGCCAAGACTAA
- the cyoE gene encoding heme o synthase → MNQHQSQTTNYSPSRAQLKVLAEDFYELTKPRLSFLSVVTAVVGYLIANPARDFAILLALLLGTSLAAGGAAVLNQWLERDADAKMVRTRNRPIPAGRVQPAHALLYGLGLGMLGCTLLYTGANPLAGSLAAATIASYVLLYTPLKQLTTWNTIVGAVPGALPPLIGWSAAEGSISTFGWLLFAILFLWQMPHFFAIAWTHRKDYARGGFVMLSNADKHGRLVAVQSLLFCIALVTASLMPSFLGYTTWGYGSIASILGLYMLRPAFRFLRQSERDPAARKLFIASICYLPALLVPLVLDVWLVH, encoded by the coding sequence ATGAACCAACACCAAAGCCAAACTACCAATTACAGTCCAAGCCGTGCGCAGCTCAAAGTGCTGGCCGAGGACTTTTACGAACTCACCAAGCCGCGTCTGAGTTTCCTTTCCGTGGTCACCGCCGTGGTCGGCTACCTCATCGCCAATCCGGCGCGTGATTTCGCAATCCTACTCGCCCTTTTGCTGGGCACCTCCTTGGCCGCCGGGGGCGCAGCCGTGCTCAACCAATGGCTCGAAAGGGACGCCGATGCCAAAATGGTCCGCACCCGAAACCGCCCCATTCCGGCGGGACGGGTCCAACCCGCACATGCGCTGCTCTATGGCCTCGGCCTCGGCATGCTCGGCTGCACCCTCCTCTATACGGGCGCCAACCCGCTGGCCGGTTCGCTGGCCGCAGCGACCATTGCCTCCTACGTGCTACTTTACACGCCGCTGAAACAACTCACCACCTGGAACACCATCGTCGGTGCCGTCCCCGGAGCGCTTCCGCCTCTAATTGGATGGTCGGCCGCCGAGGGCAGTATCAGTACCTTCGGATGGCTGCTCTTTGCCATCCTCTTCCTCTGGCAAATGCCCCATTTCTTTGCCATCGCATGGACCCACCGAAAGGACTACGCCCGTGGCGGATTTGTCATGCTGTCCAACGCAGACAAGCATGGGCGTCTTGTCGCGGTCCAAAGCTTGCTCTTCTGTATCGCGCTGGTGACCGCCAGTCTTATGCCCAGCTTTCTCGGCTATACCACCTGGGGCTATGGCTCGATTGCATCGATCCTTGGCCTCTACATGCTGCGCCCCGCGTTCCGATTCCTCAGGCAATCCGAACGTGACCCTGCGGCAAGGAAGCTGTTCATCGCATCGATCTGCTATTTGCCGGCACTGCTGGTCCCCTTGGTCCTCGACGTCTGGCTCGTCCACTAA
- a CDS encoding outer membrane beta-barrel protein has protein sequence MVLPLLLKAEIQLGNKGAAAFGLNSKVEYDSNLNRSANDIDDYIFIAQPNLLYRYDTGLLYIDAFAGLQFRRYDDNTSLNTENIKSGIDIEYPQDAQDTNFDLHFTAGYNEVSTGDSLLQSFIQKEIINLGLTGHYYFTDRYYLSSGILYRSEVAKTDGFADVTTYTLPLDFMYRYNDALSFGLGYRYKRTTVDGTDPTADSDSHSWYLVSEGMLTPTVELEGRLGLQYRDFDESAFDSQTSVFAELVASWMMDERSKLELTAGSDTETTSANQAVESMYLNFAYDHDFDEKLSMRAELGYANNDFERLIDGGTYRSDDKYYGYIEAIYELIEDRLSLNASLYYSDQDSDVKLADYDRTFVIVGVDFVY, from the coding sequence ATGGTTCTTCCACTTCTGCTCAAGGCTGAGATTCAACTGGGCAACAAAGGAGCGGCCGCATTCGGGCTCAATTCAAAGGTTGAATACGATAGTAACCTGAACCGGAGTGCGAACGATATCGATGATTACATCTTCATCGCGCAGCCCAATTTGCTTTATCGCTACGATACCGGACTGCTCTACATTGACGCATTTGCCGGGCTGCAATTCCGCCGTTATGACGACAACACTTCGCTCAATACCGAAAATATCAAGAGCGGCATTGATATCGAGTACCCGCAGGATGCGCAGGACACCAATTTCGATTTACACTTTACCGCGGGGTACAACGAGGTCTCGACGGGGGATTCCCTGCTGCAGTCCTTCATCCAGAAGGAGATCATCAATCTCGGACTGACCGGGCACTATTATTTCACCGACCGCTACTACCTGTCATCCGGCATCCTCTACCGATCCGAAGTGGCTAAGACCGACGGTTTCGCCGATGTGACCACCTACACCTTGCCGCTGGATTTTATGTACCGTTACAACGACGCGCTGAGTTTCGGTCTCGGCTACCGCTACAAGCGGACCACGGTGGACGGCACCGATCCGACGGCGGACAGTGACAGCCATTCCTGGTACCTGGTGAGCGAAGGCATGCTGACGCCGACCGTCGAGCTCGAAGGGCGTCTGGGCCTGCAGTACCGCGACTTCGACGAGTCCGCCTTCGACAGCCAAACTTCGGTCTTCGCCGAGCTGGTCGCCTCCTGGATGATGGATGAGCGCTCCAAGCTGGAATTGACTGCGGGCAGTGACACCGAGACGACCTCCGCGAACCAAGCGGTTGAAAGCATGTATCTGAATTTCGCGTATGACCATGATTTCGACGAAAAGCTATCCATGCGTGCGGAGCTCGGCTATGCCAACAATGATTTCGAGCGCCTTATCGACGGTGGCACCTACCGCTCCGACGACAAGTACTACGGCTATATCGAGGCAATTTACGAATTGATTGAGGACCGCCTGAGCCTGAATGCATCCCTCTACTACTCAGACCAGGATTCCGACGTTAAACTGGCCGATTATGACCGGACCTTTGTCATTGTTGGTGTCGATTTCGTATACTAA
- a CDS encoding low molecular weight protein arginine phosphatase, with protein sequence MAQTRDLILTICTGNVCRSPMAQKLLQHALDAAEGPLGRLKVVSAGVAAGYGDPASRNSVSALKKVGIDLEPHKSQPLTVDLVERAFAIFGMTHSHLDILYHYHGEHLPERVHLFREFIGGGASPEIPDPFGQNIDAYRECLDSMVEAIPSVVAYLKKEIEQE encoded by the coding sequence ATGGCTCAAACACGCGATCTCATACTAACCATCTGCACCGGTAACGTATGCCGTAGCCCAATGGCGCAAAAGCTACTGCAGCATGCGCTCGACGCAGCGGAAGGTCCGCTGGGCCGGTTGAAGGTCGTGTCGGCGGGGGTGGCCGCCGGCTATGGGGATCCGGCATCCCGCAACTCAGTCAGCGCCCTGAAAAAGGTTGGGATCGACCTGGAGCCGCATAAAAGCCAACCCCTGACCGTCGACCTGGTGGAACGCGCGTTCGCCATCTTCGGGATGACGCACTCGCACCTGGACATTCTGTATCATTACCACGGGGAACATCTTCCTGAAAGGGTCCATCTCTTCCGTGAATTCATCGGCGGCGGTGCCTCACCGGAAATCCCGGATCCCTTTGGACAAAATATCGACGCTTACCGGGAATGCCTCGACTCCATGGTCGAAGCCATCCCCTCCGTCGTGGCCTACCTCAAGAAGGAAATCGAGCAGGAGTAA